The Campylobacter curvus genome includes the window GCGGTTTTTAGATTTTTCAGACAAGAGACGAAGCAAGGTGGTGAAACGGCGAAATAACCGCATAAATCGCGCCGTAAGTTCGGCTCTCTTTCGCAAGTTAGCCGACTTTGCAAAGCCAAATAAAATTCGCGTCAATATACTAAAATAGTGTCTGGAATTTAAAAATCAACACTTTGCCAAGCAACCACAAAGGTAAAACAGCTAAATTTAGCCTCACGTCAGTCAAAAAGCGATCTCTCTTTTGCTGGCTGAGAGCTAAATTTCGGATAGTTTTTGTAAATTTTGCCCCCTAGCACAGCGCCGTTTGCCTTTTTATCGCGCTTTATGCCGTCCTCGCCCCACGCGCCCCATTGCTTGAAATAAAACGCCACGCCCTGCCTATCGCATTCGCTTTTTAAATTTAGCGCCCATTGCTTTTTCATTGCTCTGGCCTTTGCGCCGCTTTCTCCGCCGGCCACTACCCAGTCGATGCCGCTAAGGTTTAGCTCGCCAAGGTCGTTTATCAGCGGTTCGCATGAGAGCCATTTGACGCTGGCGCTTAGATCTCTTATGAGATCGATGCGGTCTTTGACGAAAGACGACTCGACCGTCGTGCCCAGCCAGACATTTTTGGGGAT containing:
- a CDS encoding phage Gp37/Gp68 family protein, with product MKRYQNFTFSTWNPTIGCHKVSAGCTNCYAEVMAKRLQSLGNEIYKDGFKFKMLPSRLREPLKAKMPTIFFVNSMSDLFHENMSFEFLDEILTIISQTPHHQYQILTKRPHRMRAYFLARHIPKNVWLGTTVESSFVKDRIDLIRDLSASVKWLSCEPLINDLGELNLSGIDWVVAGGESGAKARAMKKQWALNLKSECDRQGVAFYFKQWGAWGEDGIKRDKKANGAVLGGKIYKNYPKFSSQPAKERSLFD